A stretch of Cryptococcus decagattii chromosome 7, complete sequence DNA encodes these proteins:
- a CDS encoding DNA repair protein (mre11), whose amino-acid sequence MSVPNRVPDSQPSSETGDEPPLSIVEPDLENCFRILIATDNHIGYAEKDPVRGQDSINTFREILELARDHEVDFILLAGDLFHENRPSRTCMHQTIALLREFTLGDKPIEFELLSDPMDGSTPGFSFPAVNYEDPNINIAIPVFSIHGNHDDPQGTGPEGALCALDVLSVSGVLNYFGKSDLVADESAADNSEKGIQIRPVLLRKGTTHVALYGCGNIRDQRMYQELRANKVKMFMPTGGDVADSEWFNILLVHQNRVRHGPQNYVPENMFDDSMRLVIWGHEHDCRITPESVADKSYFITQPGSSVATSLAPGEAIPKHVGLLSIHGSQFQLEELPLKTVRPFELDEVVLSYAAEQGAVDLNDRDSITSFLREQVEALILQAKKNWKERNNGSTKNMMLPLIRLKVETTDAKEMVNPVRFGQEYVNRVANPRDILQYYRKKKSERKLKNNPDMPDIDNDEWEEDPESLTADERLSKLRMATLVKQYLQAQSLDVLVENGMEEAVMRFVDKDDKDAIKDFVADTLRMVGRKMKEKEVKEDDVDLAMAEAKEKEYNRYADSNPIPAQKDIKGKNKQRDSDADSMMASDDMDLDEMPTQQRAPGRRATAKQPVKSARGKSKQPLFDDASEEEEKEDEDDEEEEEEEPVPKKGRGRAAAASTKNAPKKAPARMPAKSTTKTPARRGPTASQSSTGRGITQSQLAFSRSGAGKAAAVPIELSSDED is encoded by the exons ATGTCGGTACCAAATCGCGTGCCTGACTCACAGCCAAG CAGCGAGACAGGAGATGAGCCGCCCCTCAGTATTGTCGAGCCAG ACCTGGAGAA TTGTTTTCGTATTCTCATCGCCACAGACAACCATATAGGATATGCGGAAAAAGATCCGGTCCGAGGACAAGACTCTATCAATACCTTTCGGGAAATATTGGAGCTGGCAAGAGATCATGAAGTCGATTTCATCCTCCTTGCAGGTGACTTGTTCCATGAGAACAGACCAAGCCGAACATGTATGCACCAGACCATAGCACTACTAAGAGAGTTCACTCTGGGTGACAAGCCAATTGAA TTTGAGCTTTTGAGTGACCCGATGGATGGATCTACTCCTGGTTTCTC TTTTCCGGCTGTCAACTACGAAGACCCAAATATTAACATTGCCATTCCCGTCTTTTCAATCCACGGCAATCATGATGATCCTCAAGGCACTGGTCCT GAGGGTGCACTATGTGCATTGGATGTTCTTTCCGTTTCTGGAGTCCTTAATTATTTCGGAAAGTCTGATCTTGTCGCTGACGAAAGTGCTGCCGACAACTCAGAAAAAGGTATTCAGATTCGACCTGTTCTTCTGCGGAAAGGTACAACTCATGTGGCGCTGTATGGTTGCGGTAATATCAGAGATCAACGAATGTATCAGGAACTACGGGCAAACAAAGTCAAGATGTTTATGCCGACAGGAGGTGATGTGGCCGATAGCGAATGGTTTAACATTCTTCTTGTACATCAAAATCG CGTCCGACATGGCCCCCAGAATTACGTCCCCGAGAACATGTTTGACGATTCTATGCGGCTTGTCATATGGGGACATGAGCACGATTGTAGGATCACTCCTGAGAGCGTCGCCGACAAAAGCTATTTCATAACGCAACCTGGAAGTTCGGTGGCCACCAGTTTAGCGCCAGGAGAAGCAATACCCAA GCATGTTGGGCTTTTATCTATTCATGGATCCCAATTTCAACTTGAGGAATTACCTCTCAAAACGGTGAGGCCGTTCGAGTTGGACGAGGTTGTGTTATCGTACGCTGCAGAGCAAGGAGCTGTAGATTTGAACGATAGAGATAGTATcacttctttccttcggGAACAA GTTGAAGCTTTGATTCTGCAGGCTAAGAAAAActggaaggagagaaacAACGGCAGCACCAAAAACATGATGCTTCCCCTCATCAGACTGAAG GTCGAAACAACAGATGCCAAAGAAATGGTTAATCCAGTCAGATTCGGTCAAGAATACGTCAACCGCGTTGCCAATCCTCGAGATATTTTGCAGTACTACCGTAAGAAAAAGAGTGAGCGAA AGCTCAAGAACAATCCTGACATGCCGGATATCGACAATGATGAGTGGGAGGAAGATCCCGAGTCTTTGACCGCCGATGAACGACTCTCCAAACTCCGTATGGCAACACTTGTCAAGCAATATCTCCAGGCCCAGAGCTTGGATGTGCTGGTGGAGAACgggatggaagaagctgtCATGCGCTTTGTGGATAAGGATGATAAGGATGCTATCAAAGA CTTTGTGGCCGACACTCTTAGAATGGTGGGGAGAaaaatgaaggagaaggaggttaAAGAAGATGACGTCGATCTTGCG ATGGCCgaggcaaaggagaa GGAGTACAACAGGTATGCTGACAGCAACCCGATACCTGCTCAA AAGGATATCAAAGGGAAGAATAAGCAGCGGGATTCAGATGCGGATAGTATGA TGGCAAGTGATGATATGGATCTGGACGAGATGCCGACTCAACAGCGAGCTCCGGGAAGACGTGCAACGGCGAAGCAGCCAGTCAAGTCAGCGAGGGGCAAGAGCAAGCAGCCTCTG TTTGATGACGcctcagaagaagaagaaaaggaagatgaggatgatgaggaagaagaagaagaagaaccgGTCCCTAAAAAAGGTCGAGGACGTGCAGCAGCGGCTTCGACCAAGAATGCACCGAAGAAAGCACCCGCGAGAATGCCAGCTAAGTCGACGACAAAGACACCGGCTAGAAGAGGCCCCACAGCTAGTCAGTCCTCAACAGGGAGAGGAATAACACAATCACAATTAGC ATTTTCAAGATCTGGTGCAGGCAAGGCAGCAGCAGTGCCGATCGAATTGTCATCAGACGAGGATTAG
- a CDS encoding peptidyl-prolyl cis-trans isomerase-like 3 has translation MEESVLLQLKRQDIHLLEQKFGRMSVTLHTNLGDIKIEVFCESVPRTAENFLALCASGQYNGTLFHRNIRGFMIQGGDPTGTGKGGQSIWGRPFSDEIRQTLRFSNRGMVAMANAGPDTNKSQFFITYAKQPSLDGKYSIFGKVIDGLETLDSMEKTPVNPKNRPLQEIKLLNVTIHANPIADQAKGGLA, from the exons ATGG AGGAAAGTGTGCTGCTTCAACTCAAACGCCAGGATATACATCTACTTGAACAGAAA TTTGGAAGAATG TCTGTCACATTGCATACCAACCTCGGGGATATCAAG ATCGAAGTCTTCTGCGAGAGTGTCCCAAGGACAGCCGAA AATTTTTTGGCCCTCTGCGCCTCTGGACAATATAACGGTACCCTATTCCACAGAAATATTCGAGGATTTATGATTCAAGGAGGAGATCCGACAGGGACAGGAAAGGGTGGGCAGAGTATTTGGGGAAGACCGTTTTCAGATGAGATTAGGCAGACGCTGCGG TTCAGTAATAGAGGCATGGTCGCTATGGCCAATGCCGGTCCTGATACGAACAAATCGCAG TTTTTCATAACATATGCCAAGCAACCAAGCTTGGACGGGAAATACTCTATTTTTGGCAA GGTCATTGACGGCTTGGAGACCCTCGACTCCATGGAAAAGACTCCTGTCAATCCCAAGAACAGACCGTTACAAGAAATCAAATTACTCAACGTCACCATACATGCCAATCCCATCGCAGACCAAGCAAAGGGAGGATTAGCATAG
- a CDS encoding pheromone-processing carboxypeptidase KEX1, whose product MSGNDVRARVRSLSSTSSPLETRDSDEQESSSSQSQHGSGKRGRQRRATELPSAADLYVPSLPGLPDMATHPTHPLNIYAGMLPSYPGEGKGGGEGETGKDAKLYFLMAKARRNAGKERVIFWFNGGPGCSSFDGSLMEVGPFRTVPASETTTGMVEAKLVEGGWEEFATIVFVDQPPGTGYSYAATNGYLHDFDELSAHFIEFLQNFYTVFPELKGVDTYLAGESFAGQYIPFFADALINSTELLNFPLKGIAIGNGWIDPKEQYPGYVEFAYEKGLIDSGTPEAEEMEAALKRCQEEMDKYTDPFTTPVNIDHCGEVMDSVTRPFTQELNGKKVCMNVYDVRLVDDFPACGMNWPPDLPDVYTFLRQDEVISALHASSKETAWVECNNKVSFELNLKHSHMSAALLPSILEAGVPILMFAGAEDLICNYKGIERIVNGLEWDGEKGFANATSQEWYLNGTQVGTWQTSRGLSYAKIFDSSHMVGFDVPHVTNDMIMRFMDVDVSLLPGMISQWSSRIGDDERTMIHVGDAGEAGGVPLIKGGNTDWEAWYNAVFAFLVLSILVSIVGLYFYFRRKPVSYRSRIALKQRGRHRRSHDRDEGDTAERMPLGSERLELDDIERAEGYEFDDRDSEGYGGKGKGKGKELAHDREEIMFALGDDDEDDRH is encoded by the exons ATGTCAGGAAATGATGTTCGCGCACGCGTGAGATCGCTGTCCTCGACATCTTCACCTCTTGAGACTAGAGACAGTGATGAGCAAGAATCAAGCTCTTCGCAATCTCAGCATGGAAGCGGGA AACGTGGACGTCAACGGCGTGCGACAG AACTGCCGTCAGCTGCCGATCTCTATGTGCCTTCACTGCCAGGACTCCCTGATATGGCCACTCACCCAACGCATCCGTTGAATATCTATGCTGGTATGCTTCCTTCATACCCAGGAGAGGGCaaaggtggaggtgaagGCGAGACTGGGAAAGATGCCAAACTCTA CTTTTTAATGGCTAAAGCACGACGTAATGCCGGTAAAGAACGTGTGATCTTCTGGTTCAACGGAGGTCCTGGCTGTTCCTCTTTCGATGGCTCCCTCATGGAAGTTGGTCCATTCCGAACCGTTCCAGCTAGTGAAACGACAACTGGCATGGTGGAAGCCAAACTTGTAGAAGGTGGATGGGAGGAATTTGCGACTATCGTCTTTGTGGATCAACCACCTGGCACTGGATACTCTTATGCAGCAACAAACGGATATCTGCATGATTTCGATGAG CTCTCGGCACACTTTATCGAGTTTTTGCAGAATTTCTATACCGTTTTTCCAGAGCTGAAAGGTGTCGACACCTATCTCGCGGGGGAGTCCTTTGCCGGGCAATACATCCCCTTCTTCGCCGACGCGTTGATCAACTCTACTGAGCTTCTGAACTTTCCTCTAAAAGGTATCGCCATCGGTAACGGATGGATCGATCCTAAAGAGCAATATCCGGGATACGTTGAGTTTGCTTATGAGAAAGGATTGATAGACTCGGGGACTCCG GAAGctgaggagatggaagctGCGTTAAAACGGTGTcaggaagagatggacaAGTACACGGATCCATTTACAACGCCCGTAAATATCGATCACTGTGGGGAAGTCATGGACTCTGTCACGCGGCCTTTTACCCAAGA GTTGAACGGGAAAAAAGTCTGTATGAATGTGTACGATGTCCGGCTAGTTGACGATTTCCCTGCCTGTGGGATGAATTGGCCACCAGACTTGCCCGATGTCTATACTTTTCTCCGA CAAGACGAGGTGATATCCGCCCTCCACGCCTCATCCAAAGAGACCGCCTGGGTCGAATGCAACAATAAGGTATCTTTTGAGCTCAACCTCAAACATTCACACATGTCAGCTGCCTTACTCCCTAGTATCCTAGAAGCAGGCGTGCCAATTTTGATGTTTGCTGGTGCGGAAGATTTGATATGTAACTATAAGGGCATTGAAAGGATCGTAAACGGTTTAGAATGGGATGGTGAAAAAGGTTTTGCG AATGCTACCAGCCAGGAATGGTATCTCAATGGTACTCAAGTCGGGACATGGCAAACATCCCGAGGCCTCTCATATGCGAAG ATCTTTGACTCGTCACACATGGTTGGCTTTGACGTCCCTCACGTTACCAACGATATGATCATGCGTTTCATGGATGTGGACGTCTCCCTTTTGCCTGGTATGATTTCCCAATGGTCCTCACGTATAGGTGACGATGAACGCACCATGATTCACGTTGGTGATGCCGGCGAAGCGGGCGGAGTCCCCTTGATCAAGGGAGGCAATACTGACTGGGAAG CCTGGTACAACGCGGTTTTCgccttcctcgtccttAGTATCCTCGTGTCCATTGTCGGCCTCTATTTCTACTTCCGCCGCAAACCCGTGTCATATCGTTCCCGCATCGCTCTCAAGCAAAGAGGCAGACATCGCCGGAGTCATGATAGAGATGAGGGTGACACTGCAGAGCGAATGCCACTAGGCTCGGAGAGGTTGGAACTGGATGATATTGAGCGGGCGGAGGGCTATGAGTTTGATGATAGGGATAGTGAGGGTTATGGTGGCAAAGGtaaaggaaagggaaaagaacTCGCCCACGATAGAGAAGAAATCATGTTTGCGCTTGgggatgacgatgaggatgacCGTCATTAA